Proteins encoded within one genomic window of Anopheles gambiae chromosome 3, idAnoGambNW_F1_1, whole genome shotgun sequence:
- the LOC133393548 gene encoding uncharacterized protein LOC133393548, whose protein sequence is MLQIEKAKRSKRFYANNSSNLEQDEREQQQCNEAVNVSEADEKVCIGTVPADPEALATVEPIVCTRQHASAQPALQLQNCSVAKAHAQLDCESRDNALPSEAVQSGGAEPLSMYALRSTVLRIPFRMVSITNQRGHQGIDTQRTLDDRPATTLVPSELAQSASVAGKPVSPETSWMAGVTRDGSSMRETRSAKAAGSDSRQYEFANPRSNIKLSLPPQGLFFASLTKTFAHFQGLSIPPFLKGESKLMTGTLRTDLAAPPEIGRSGIPATDRSRSKWSVYSSGNSAGATFRRKLIWSFTNSVQFMCTTKLKEKNAQVSEHTHTLTDKNRKRVMFTPSALQDRYRGRAYLWFRIQQTIGRGKRQKLTPYGHKRMLIEGLIV, encoded by the coding sequence ATGCTTCAAATCGAGAAGGCGAAAAGATCGAAACGATTTTACGCAAACAACTCCTCGAATCTGGAGCAGGATGaacgcgagcagcagcagtgtaaCGAAGCAGTGAACGTTAGTGAAGCTGATGAGAAAGTGTGCATCGGAACGGTACCAGCAGATCCTGAGGCATTAGCAACCGTGGAACCGATAGTTTGTACCAGACAACATGCGTCGGCGCAGCCGGCCCTCCAACTACAAAACTGTTCTGTAGCCAAAGCACACGCGCAGCTAGACTGCGAATCGCGAGACAACGCGCTCCCTAGTGAAGCGGTCCAATCTGGAGGAGCAGAACCGTTGTCGATGTATGCGTTAAGATCCACAGTACTGAGGATACCATTCCGCATGGTGTCTATCACAAATCAACGAGGACACCAAGGCATCGACACACAACGCACCCTGGACGACAGGCCAGCGACAACACTGGTGCCATCTGAACTGGCACAAAGCGCCAGTGTAGCCGGTAAGCCAGTATCACCAGAGACGAGCTGGATGGCAGGCGTGACGAGAGATGGTTCGAGCATGAGGGAAACTAGATCGGCGAAGGCGGCGGGAAGCGACAGCAGGCAATACGAGTTTGCCAACCCTCGTAGCAACATAAAGCTAAGTTTGCCGCCTCAAGGACTTTTCTTCGCCTCattaacaaaaacttttgctcactTTCAGGGACTGTCGATTCCACCGTTCCTGAAAGGGGAGTCGAAGTTGATGACCGGAACACTACGCACCGATCTGGCAGCACCACCCGAGATAGGCAGATCTGGTATTCCGGCAACCGATAGAAGCCGGTCGAAATGGTCGGTCTACAGTTCCGGCAACTCTGCTGGGGCCACATTCCGTCGGAAGCTGATATGGAGCTTCACCAATAGCGTACAATTCATGTGCACAACGaagctaaaagaaaaaaatgcgcaAGTTagtgaacacacacatacactcaccgacaaaaacagaaaaagggTTATGTTTACACCATCCGCGTTGCAAGACAGGTATAGAGGCCGGGCGTATCTGTGGTTTCGCATCCAACAGACAATCGGGAGAGGAAAACGGCAAAAACTAACACCGTATGGACACAAGAGAATGTTGATTGAAGGATTGATCGTGTGA